GAACCTCCGATCCTCGTGCGGTCATCCTGAGTGTTTCTCGCTCGATTGTAGGAGGAAAATCGTCGATGCCTGACCCTAGCCGGAAATAGTCCGGTGAACGGGGTATCTGCCGGTATGGTCGGGGACATGACGGCGAACGAGCAGAGCGCACCCGCATCCGCCCCGCGCATCGACGACGCGATCGACGCGCGCATCGTCGGCGAGGTCTCGCGCGACGGGCGCATGACGCTGGCCGACCTGTCCGCGGCCGCAGGGCTCTCGGTGTCGGCGGTCCAGGCCCGCCTGAAGCGGCTCGAGGCGCGCGGCGTCATCACGGGGTACCGCGCGGTCGTGGACCCTGAGGCCGCGGGCAAGCCCCTGTCGGCGTTCATCGAGATCACGCCGCTGGACCCGGCTCAGCCCGACAACGCCCCGGAACTGCTCGAGCACCTCCCCGAGATCCTGTCGTGCCACTCCATCGCCGGTGACGCCGCCTACCTGCTGTTCGCGCGCGTCGAGAGCCCGCGACGCCTCGAGGGGCTCATCCGCGACATCCGCGCCGCCGCCTCCGTGAACACCCGCACCACCGTCGTGCTGCAGACCTTCTTCGAGAATCGGCCCCTGGTGAGCTGAGCGGGGGCGGGGCGCCCCGGACCGCGGCGATCAGGTGTGCTGCGGGAACCCGAGGTTGATGCCGCCGTGCGACGGGTCCAGCCAGCGGCTCGTGATCGCCTTCTCGGCGGTGAAGAACTCGAACCCGTGGGGGCCGTAGGCCTTCGCGTCGCCGAACAGCGACGCCTTCCAGCCGCCGAACGAGTGATACGCCACCGGCACCGGGATCGGCACGTTGATGCCGATCATGCCGACCTCGACTTCGCGCTGGAACCGCCGGGCGGCGCCGCCGTCGTTCGTGAAGATCGCCGTGCCGTTGCCGAAGGCGCCGGAGTTGATCAGCTCGAGACCGTCCTCGTAGCCCTCGATGCGCACGACCGACAGCACCGGCCCGAAGATCTCCTCGCGGTACGCCGCCGACGTCGTCGGCACCTGGTCGAGCAGCGTCGGACCCACCCAGAAGCCGTTCGGGTCGCCGTCGACGTCGATGCCCCGCCCGTC
This region of Microbacterium thalassium genomic DNA includes:
- a CDS encoding Lrp/AsnC family transcriptional regulator; amino-acid sequence: MDDAIDARIVGEVSRDGRMTLADLSAAAGLSVSAVQARLKRLEARGVITGYRAVVDPEAAGKPLSAFIEITPLDPAQPDNAPELLEHLPEILSCHSIAGDAAYLLFARVESPRRLEGLIRDIRAAASVNTRTTVVLQTFFENRPLVS